A window of the Brassica napus cultivar Da-Ae chromosome A2, Da-Ae, whole genome shotgun sequence genome harbors these coding sequences:
- the BNAA02G26950D gene encoding uncharacterized protein BNAA02G26950D isoform X2, giving the protein MARSCSIWSPVLISLSSMTGESAKVARRRVILATSVDSPQEPQKLQVLDSKDVSRRNTLLYLTAGVLGGVNLLHGEAAEARVGRKENRRKALEKLRGKAKESEPKSGDEKKKELDTEIFPLLPPPLQPQALGPLVEANLLP; this is encoded by the exons ATGGCGAGATCGTGCTCAATATGGTCACCTGTTTTGATCTCACTTTCTTCGATGACCGGAGAATCAGCTAAAGTTGCCCGGCGACGGGTGATTTTAGCCACAAGTGTAGATTCTCCTCAG GAACCGCAGAAGCTTCAAGTTCTTGATTCCAAAGATGTTTCGAGGAGAAACACGTTGCTGTATCTAACGGCTGGAGTTCTTGGTGGGGTTAACTTGCTCCATGGTGAAGCAGCAGAAGCTCGAGTAGGGAGAAAGGAGAACAGGAGAAAAGCTCTAGAGAAGCTGAGAGGGAAAGCGAAAGAGTCTGAGCCCAAGTCAGgagatgagaagaagaaagagttaGACACTGAAatatttcctcttcttcctccaccTCTCCAACCACAAGCCCTTGGACCTCTTGTTGAAGCAAACTTGTTGCCATAA
- the BNAA02G26950D gene encoding uncharacterized protein BNAA02G26950D isoform X1, protein MARSCSIWSPVLISLSSMTGESAKVARRRVILATSVDSPQPLLEANIKEPQKLQVLDSKDVSRRNTLLYLTAGVLGGVNLLHGEAAEARVGRKENRRKALEKLRGKAKESEPKSGDEKKKELDTEIFPLLPPPLQPQALGPLVEANLLP, encoded by the exons ATGGCGAGATCGTGCTCAATATGGTCACCTGTTTTGATCTCACTTTCTTCGATGACCGGAGAATCAGCTAAAGTTGCCCGGCGACGGGTGATTTTAGCCACAAGTGTAGATTCTCCTCAG CCTTTACTTGAAGCAAACATTAAGGAACCGCAGAAGCTTCAAGTTCTTGATTCCAAAGATGTTTCGAGGAGAAACACGTTGCTGTATCTAACGGCTGGAGTTCTTGGTGGGGTTAACTTGCTCCATGGTGAAGCAGCAGAAGCTCGAGTAGGGAGAAAGGAGAACAGGAGAAAAGCTCTAGAGAAGCTGAGAGGGAAAGCGAAAGAGTCTGAGCCCAAGTCAGgagatgagaagaagaaagagttaGACACTGAAatatttcctcttcttcctccaccTCTCCAACCACAAGCCCTTGGACCTCTTGTTGAAGCAAACTTGTTGCCATAA